From Juglans regia cultivar Chandler chromosome 8, Walnut 2.0, whole genome shotgun sequence, the proteins below share one genomic window:
- the LOC109006177 gene encoding uncharacterized protein LOC109006177 isoform X2, giving the protein MALESRNEGESLRRPSESGEPQSPGDELRSTIEGHLLSQPCKEGLEHSVEDVEAATRPSLEESIVEVIPLFAQLEGVSRLAAYM; this is encoded by the exons ATGGCCTTGGAGTCGAGGAACGAGGGAGAGAGTCTGCGGAGACCCAGTGAGAGTGGGGAGCCTCAAAGTCCTGGCGATGAACTTCGCTCCACCATCGAGGGCCACCTTCTCTCCCAGCCCTGCAAAGAGGGTCTCGAGCACAGTGTTGAAGATGTTGAGGCGGCTACCCGGCCATCCCTTGAAGAGAGCATAGTGGAGGTCATTCCTCTGTTCGCTCAATTAGAG GGTGTATCTCGGCTGGCTGCTTACATGTAA
- the LOC109006177 gene encoding uncharacterized protein LOC109006177 isoform X1, producing the protein MALESRNEGESLRRPSESGEPQSPGDELRSTIEGHLLSQPCKEGLEHSVEDVEAATRPSLEESIVEVIPLFAQLEVRGARVESLERVTKSLMDFLSKGVSRLAAYM; encoded by the exons ATGGCCTTGGAGTCGAGGAACGAGGGAGAGAGTCTGCGGAGACCCAGTGAGAGTGGGGAGCCTCAAAGTCCTGGCGATGAACTTCGCTCCACCATCGAGGGCCACCTTCTCTCCCAGCCCTGCAAAGAGGGTCTCGAGCACAGTGTTGAAGATGTTGAGGCGGCTACCCGGCCATCCCTTGAAGAGAGCATAGTGGAGGTCATTCCTCTGTTCGCTCAATTAGAGGTGAGAGGAGCTCGAGTAGAGTCTCTCGAACGGGTGACCAAGTCTTTGATGGACTTCTTATCCAAG GGTGTATCTCGGCTGGCTGCTTACATGTAA